From Rhodanobacteraceae bacterium, the proteins below share one genomic window:
- a CDS encoding Methionyl-tRNA synthetase, producing the protein MPREILVSSALPYANGRIHLGHIVEHVQSDIWVRAMRMAGSTVHYVCADDAHGTSIMLRAEKEGITPETLIDGVWKEHTADLRDFGVVYDHYSSTHTNANRELTYAIWHALEDNGHVESKPVKQLFDPERQMFLPDRFIKGECPVCHSKDQYGDACEVCGSTYNPIDLIDPYSVVSGTKPVEKESLHFFVKLADFENLLKQWLEERRAAGGLQSEVVNKLKEWFADGLRSWDVSRDAPYFGFEIPGQPGKYFYVWVDAPVGYLAAFKELCEGGVKPDLKPADFERFIRAGSDTEMVHFIGKDIIYFHTLFWPAMLHGAGLRMPTAVNVHGFLTVDGAKMSKSRGTFVNARTYLDHLDADWLRYYLASMLGPTLADIDLDLKAFEERVNSHLVGKWANIASRCAGFVHKHFDGKLATTLPQTVRGRYDAAAAKLEACAALYELRDYAAAIRLIIEVADEVNAYVADHAPWVMAKDEAKRDELHVVLTLALNYFRLLTIWLAPVVPATAARAFEFLDDAPADFEAALKPLLGHAIKPFKALVTRIDPKNVEAMIGASKESLQPSAPASSSPHPGPLPHAGEGDKRAHTTTSTSPESRVPSPAVSSPESQVPSPASSSPQSPVPSPATISIDDFAKLDLRVGKVLACEAVDGSDKLLRFELDAGELGKRQIFSGIRAAYAEPAKLVGRNVVFIANLAPRKMRFGLSEGMILSAGSGGADLFLLDADDGAVPGAPVK; encoded by the coding sequence ATGCCCCGCGAAATCCTGGTCAGCAGCGCCCTGCCCTATGCGAATGGCCGCATCCATCTGGGCCACATCGTCGAACACGTGCAGTCGGACATCTGGGTGCGCGCGATGCGGATGGCCGGCAGCACGGTGCATTACGTCTGCGCGGACGACGCGCACGGCACCTCGATCATGCTGCGTGCGGAGAAGGAAGGCATCACGCCGGAAACGCTGATCGATGGCGTGTGGAAGGAACACACGGCCGACCTGCGCGATTTCGGCGTGGTCTACGACCACTATTCCAGCACGCACACGAATGCGAATCGCGAGCTGACGTACGCGATCTGGCACGCGCTCGAGGACAACGGCCACGTTGAGTCGAAACCGGTCAAGCAACTGTTCGATCCCGAGCGGCAGATGTTCCTGCCCGATCGCTTCATCAAGGGCGAATGTCCGGTCTGCCATTCGAAGGACCAGTACGGCGATGCCTGCGAGGTGTGCGGCAGCACCTACAACCCGATCGACCTGATCGATCCGTACTCCGTTGTGTCGGGCACCAAGCCGGTCGAAAAGGAATCGCTGCATTTCTTCGTCAAGCTCGCCGATTTCGAAAACCTGTTGAAGCAGTGGTTGGAAGAACGCCGCGCCGCCGGCGGGCTGCAGTCGGAAGTCGTCAACAAGTTGAAGGAGTGGTTCGCCGACGGCTTGCGCAGTTGGGACGTGTCGCGCGACGCGCCCTACTTCGGCTTCGAAATTCCCGGCCAGCCCGGCAAGTATTTCTATGTGTGGGTGGACGCGCCGGTCGGCTATCTCGCCGCGTTCAAGGAGTTGTGCGAGGGCGGCGTCAAGCCCGATTTGAAGCCGGCGGATTTCGAGCGTTTCATCCGCGCCGGCAGCGACACCGAGATGGTGCACTTCATCGGCAAGGACATCATCTATTTCCACACGCTGTTCTGGCCGGCGATGCTGCACGGCGCGGGCCTGCGCATGCCGACCGCGGTGAACGTGCACGGGTTTCTCACTGTCGACGGCGCCAAGATGTCGAAGTCGCGCGGCACGTTCGTCAACGCTCGCACCTATCTCGACCATCTCGATGCGGATTGGCTGCGCTATTACCTTGCCTCGATGCTCGGCCCGACGCTGGCCGACATCGACCTCGATTTGAAAGCGTTCGAGGAACGCGTCAACTCGCACCTGGTCGGCAAGTGGGCGAACATCGCCAGCCGTTGCGCGGGCTTCGTGCACAAGCACTTCGACGGCAAGCTCGCGACGACATTGCCGCAAACAGTGCGCGGCCGTTACGACGCGGCCGCCGCGAAGCTGGAAGCCTGCGCCGCGTTGTACGAATTGCGCGATTACGCCGCTGCAATCCGGCTGATCATCGAAGTCGCGGACGAAGTCAACGCCTACGTTGCCGACCACGCGCCGTGGGTGATGGCGAAGGACGAAGCGAAACGCGACGAACTGCACGTCGTGCTGACGCTGGCGCTCAACTATTTCCGGCTGCTGACGATCTGGCTGGCACCCGTGGTGCCTGCGACCGCCGCGCGTGCGTTCGAATTCCTCGACGACGCGCCGGCCGATTTCGAAGCCGCGCTGAAACCGTTGCTCGGCCACGCGATCAAGCCGTTCAAGGCGCTGGTCACCCGCATTGATCCGAAGAATGTCGAAGCCATGATTGGAGCGTCGAAAGAGTCGTTGCAGCCGTCTGCTCCTGCTTCGTCTTCCCCTCACCCCGGCCCTCTCCCGCACGCGGGAGAGGGAGACAAGCGCGCACACACCACAACGTCGACGAGTCCCGAGTCCCGAGTCCCGAGTCCCGCAGTTTCTAGTCCCGAGTCCCAAGTCCCGAGTCCCGCTTCTTCCAGTCCCCAGTCCCCAGTCCCGAGCCCCGCAACGATTTCCATCGACGACTTCGCCAAACTCGACCTGCGCGTCGGCAAGGTGCTGGCGTGCGAAGCGGTGGACGGTTCCGACAAGCTGCTGCGCTTTGAACTCGACGCGGGCGAACTTGGCAAGCGCCAGATTTTTTCCGGCATCAGGGCCGCCTATGCCGAACCCGCGAAGCTGGTCGGCCGCAACGTGGTGTTCATCGCCAACCTCGCGCCGCGCAAGATGCGTTTCGGTTTGAGCGAAGGCATGATCCTGTCGGCCGGCAGCGGCGGCGCGGATCTGTTCCTGCTCGATGCCGACGATGGCGCTGTGCCCGGCGCGCCCGTGAAGTGA
- a CDS encoding Cardiolipin synthase, bacterial type ClsA, producing the protein MPFALSWSYSPLGALLSLALLALHLLVVARAITRPNRTPASRIAWVAVIMFLPLAGVVAYLLLGETSIGHERVRRLREAEARTLLPDDSAFAPAPLEPHVATLFDLAHSINGYRPVAGNRIALLGDSDAPPGIPTTDSDVAIRALVRDIQQAREHVHISFYIWLDDHHGGEVAEAVVAAARRGVACRVMADALGSRAFIHSPRWQQLRDAGVRLIATLDDVPRLGHLAVGRVDLRNHRKIVVIDNRIAYCGSQNCADPAFRIKPRFAPWVDIFLRCEGPVVRQQQHLFLAAWIAETGEGLESLPAAMPAPQCFDEAATAQMFGTGPTTPDNAMSDMFVACMYAARRELLITTPYFVPDESILRALCAAPRRGVETTIVFPARNDSWLVGNACRSAYGDLLGCGVTVYEYPLGLLHTKSITIDGELALVGSANMDRRSLELNYENNLLIADRATTATIRRRQQGYLAVSQPVTMQAVLARPFRTRLVQNAIGMMSPVL; encoded by the coding sequence ATGCCGTTCGCGCTGAGCTGGTCGTATTCCCCGTTGGGTGCGTTGCTCTCGCTGGCGCTCCTCGCGCTGCACCTGCTGGTGGTCGCGCGCGCGATCACGCGCCCCAACCGCACGCCGGCCTCGCGCATCGCATGGGTGGCGGTGATCATGTTCCTGCCGCTGGCCGGGGTCGTCGCCTACCTGTTGCTCGGCGAAACCAGCATCGGCCACGAGCGCGTCAGGCGGCTGCGCGAGGCGGAAGCCCGGACATTGCTGCCGGACGACAGCGCCTTCGCGCCCGCCCCGCTCGAACCGCACGTGGCCACCCTGTTCGACCTCGCCCACTCGATCAACGGCTATCGGCCGGTGGCGGGCAACCGCATCGCGCTGCTGGGCGATTCCGACGCGCCACCGGGCATCCCGACGACGGATTCCGATGTCGCGATCCGGGCACTGGTTCGCGATATCCAACAAGCCCGCGAGCACGTGCATATCAGCTTCTACATCTGGCTGGACGACCACCATGGCGGAGAGGTCGCAGAAGCGGTCGTGGCCGCTGCGCGGCGCGGCGTGGCATGCCGGGTGATGGCCGATGCGCTGGGATCGCGCGCCTTCATCCATTCGCCGCGCTGGCAGCAGTTGCGCGACGCGGGCGTGCGCCTGATCGCGACGCTCGACGACGTGCCGCGCCTCGGCCACCTCGCGGTCGGCCGCGTCGATCTGCGCAACCATCGCAAGATCGTGGTGATCGACAACCGCATCGCGTATTGCGGCAGCCAGAACTGCGCCGATCCGGCGTTCCGCATCAAGCCCAGGTTCGCGCCGTGGGTGGACATCTTCCTGCGCTGCGAAGGACCGGTGGTGCGCCAGCAACAACATCTTTTCCTGGCCGCATGGATCGCCGAGACCGGCGAGGGGCTGGAATCCCTGCCTGCGGCGATGCCTGCGCCGCAGTGTTTCGACGAGGCCGCGACGGCGCAAATGTTCGGCACCGGCCCGACCACCCCCGACAACGCCATGTCCGACATGTTCGTGGCCTGCATGTACGCCGCGCGCAGGGAATTGCTGATCACCACGCCCTATTTCGTGCCCGACGAATCCATCCTGCGCGCGCTGTGCGCTGCGCCGCGGCGCGGCGTGGAAACCACGATCGTGTTTCCCGCGCGCAACGATTCGTGGCTGGTGGGCAACGCCTGCCGCAGCGCCTACGGCGACCTGCTCGGGTGCGGCGTGACCGTGTACGAATACCCGCTGGGCCTGCTGCACACCAAATCAATCACCATCGACGGCGAACTCGCGCTGGTGGGCTCGGCCAACATGGACCGCCGCAGCCTGGAGCTGAATTACGAGAACAACCTGCTGATCGCCGACCGCGCCACGACCGCGACGATCCGCCGCCGCCAGCAAGGCTATCTCGCCGTCTCGCAGCCGGTGACGATGCAGGCCGTGCTCGCGCGGCCGTTCCGCACGCGGCTGGTGCAGAACGCCATCGGCATGATGTCGCCGGTGCTGTGA
- a CDS encoding Phosphoenolpyruvate synthase codes for MTELVLWLDQLRMTDLAKVGGKNASLGEMIGNLAKLGVSVPGGFATTADAFREYLEKSGLADRIQKRLASLDVEDVNALTAAGKEIRGWIVDTKLPDALEHAIREAYAKLCKDAGGNDVPVAVRSSATAEDLPDASFAGQQETFLNVTGVDDVLHKVKEVFASLYNDRAIAYRVHQGFSHEEVALSAGVQLMVRSDIGASGVLFTLDTESGFRDVVFVTASYGLGEMVVQGAVNPDEFYVFKPTLKSGKHAVLRRNLGAKQQRMVYSDKPGERVKIEATPEELRRKFCISDADVESLAKQALIIEEHYKRPMDIEWAKDGATGKLYIVQARPETVKSRAHATQLERFQLNEQGKVLAEGRSIGQKIGAGTARVIKSLDKMHEFKEGDVLVADMTDPDWEPIMKKAAAIVTNRGGRTCHAAIIARELGVPAVVGTGDALQKIPDGHEVTVSCAEGDTGFIYDGKLKFDRITADLGDMPPAPLKIMMNVANPERAFDFGMLPNQGIGLARLEMIIASHIGVHPKALLQYDQQDAETKKKIDERIAGYAGPVDFYVDRLAEGIATIAASVYPKTVIVRMSDFKSNEYANLLGGGKFEPHEENPMIGFRGASRYVDDSFAEAFGLECKAVKKVREAMGLDNVWVMIPFIRTLDEGRKVIEVLKANGLKQGESIDGNAALKVIMMCEVPSNALLAEEFLDIFDGFSIGSNDLTQLTLGLDRDSSIVASLFDERNPAVKKLLSMAIKTARAKGKYVGICGQGPSDHADLAEWLMDQGIESVSLNPDTVVDTWLRLAKHKG; via the coding sequence GTGACCGAACTCGTCCTGTGGCTGGATCAGTTGCGCATGACCGACCTCGCCAAGGTCGGCGGCAAGAACGCCTCGCTGGGCGAGATGATCGGCAACCTCGCGAAACTGGGCGTGTCGGTGCCGGGCGGGTTCGCGACCACCGCGGATGCGTTCCGCGAATACCTGGAAAAGAGTGGGCTCGCCGACAGGATCCAGAAACGTCTGGCTTCGCTCGACGTGGAAGACGTCAACGCGCTGACGGCGGCGGGCAAGGAAATCCGCGGCTGGATCGTGGACACAAAATTGCCGGATGCGCTGGAACACGCGATCCGCGAAGCCTACGCAAAACTTTGCAAGGACGCAGGCGGTAACGATGTACCCGTGGCGGTGCGTTCGTCGGCAACCGCCGAAGACTTGCCGGATGCATCGTTCGCGGGCCAACAGGAGACCTTCCTCAACGTCACCGGCGTCGATGACGTCCTGCACAAGGTGAAGGAAGTCTTCGCATCGCTCTACAACGACCGCGCGATCGCCTATCGCGTGCACCAGGGTTTCAGCCATGAGGAAGTCGCGCTTTCCGCCGGCGTGCAGTTGATGGTGCGTTCCGACATCGGCGCCTCGGGCGTGCTGTTCACGCTCGACACCGAATCCGGTTTTCGCGATGTGGTGTTCGTCACCGCGAGCTACGGCCTCGGCGAAATGGTCGTGCAGGGCGCGGTGAATCCCGACGAGTTCTACGTGTTCAAGCCGACGCTGAAGTCCGGCAAGCACGCGGTGCTGCGCCGCAACCTCGGCGCCAAGCAGCAGCGCATGGTGTATTCCGACAAGCCCGGCGAGCGCGTGAAGATCGAAGCGACGCCGGAGGAATTGCGCCGCAAGTTCTGCATCAGCGACGCCGACGTCGAATCGCTCGCGAAGCAGGCGCTGATCATCGAGGAACACTACAAGCGCCCGATGGACATCGAGTGGGCGAAGGACGGCGCGACCGGCAAGCTCTACATCGTGCAGGCGCGCCCGGAAACGGTGAAGTCGCGCGCGCACGCGACGCAGCTCGAACGCTTCCAGTTGAACGAGCAAGGCAAGGTGCTGGCCGAAGGCCGTTCGATCGGCCAGAAGATCGGCGCGGGTACCGCGCGCGTCATCAAGTCGCTCGACAAAATGCATGAGTTCAAGGAAGGCGACGTGCTGGTCGCCGACATGACCGATCCCGACTGGGAGCCGATCATGAAAAAGGCCGCGGCCATCGTCACCAACCGCGGCGGACGTACCTGTCACGCCGCGATCATCGCGCGCGAGCTGGGTGTGCCGGCGGTGGTCGGCACCGGCGACGCGCTGCAGAAAATTCCGGACGGCCACGAAGTCACCGTGTCCTGCGCCGAAGGCGACACCGGTTTCATCTACGACGGCAAGCTGAAGTTCGATCGCATCACCGCCGATCTCGGCGACATGCCGCCCGCGCCGCTGAAGATCATGATGAACGTCGCCAACCCCGAGCGCGCGTTCGATTTCGGCATGCTGCCGAACCAGGGCATCGGCTTGGCGCGCCTCGAGATGATTATCGCCAGCCATATCGGCGTGCATCCGAAAGCGCTGCTGCAATACGACCAGCAGGATGCGGAGACCAAGAAGAAGATCGACGAGCGCATCGCGGGCTATGCCGGTCCGGTCGATTTCTATGTCGATCGTCTGGCCGAAGGCATCGCCACGATCGCGGCATCGGTGTATCCGAAAACCGTGATCGTGCGCATGTCGGATTTCAAATCCAACGAATACGCGAACCTGCTCGGCGGCGGCAAGTTCGAGCCGCACGAGGAAAATCCGATGATCGGGTTCCGCGGCGCATCGCGCTACGTGGACGATTCGTTCGCGGAAGCGTTCGGCCTCGAATGCAAGGCGGTGAAAAAAGTGCGCGAGGCGATGGGTCTCGACAACGTGTGGGTGATGATCCCGTTCATCCGCACGCTGGACGAAGGCCGCAAGGTCATCGAAGTATTGAAGGCGAATGGCCTGAAGCAAGGCGAAAGCATCGACGGCAACGCGGCACTCAAGGTCATCATGATGTGCGAGGTACCTTCCAACGCGTTGCTGGCCGAGGAATTCCTCGACATCTTCGATGGCTTCTCGATCGGTTCGAACGACTTGACGCAATTGACGCTCGGCCTCGATCGCGATTCCTCGATCGTCGCTTCACTGTTCGACGAACGCAATCCGGCGGTCAAGAAACTCTTGTCGATGGCGATCAAGACCGCGCGCGCCAAGGGCAAGTACGTCGGCATCTGTGGACAGGGCCCCAGCGACCACGCCGATCTCGCCGAATGGCTAATGGACCAGGGCATCGAATCGGTGTCGCTGAATCCCGACACGGTGGTCGACACCTGGCTGCGGCTCGCGAAACACAAGGGTTGA
- a CDS encoding Phosphoenolpyruvate synthase regulatory protein, with product MALNGNGRRTVFFVSDSTGITAETIGNSILAQFEGVKFDGHRIAFVDNREKAEAAALRIKTVYAQNGERPIVVNTVVDPQLCEIIAESGALMIDVMAPFVGTLELELGTRRSGAINRAHGLVDFNQYEARINATNYALAHDDGIDVDYSQADVVLVGVSRVGKTPTCLYMALHYGVKAANYPLTDEDLERDRLPKRLEGCRNRLYGLTIDPIRLAQVREARRPGSAYAKLDRCKRELIIADTIFRNENIPSLNTTHTSIEEIGSKIMAHLGIERHMF from the coding sequence ATGGCTTTGAACGGCAACGGCCGCAGGACGGTGTTCTTCGTTTCCGATTCCACCGGCATCACCGCCGAGACCATCGGCAATTCCATCCTCGCGCAGTTCGAAGGCGTGAAGTTCGACGGCCACCGCATCGCGTTCGTGGACAACCGCGAGAAGGCCGAAGCCGCGGCGCTGCGAATCAAGACCGTGTACGCGCAGAACGGCGAGCGCCCGATCGTTGTCAACACCGTGGTCGACCCGCAGTTGTGCGAGATCATCGCCGAATCCGGCGCGCTGATGATCGACGTGATGGCGCCGTTCGTCGGCACCCTGGAACTGGAGCTCGGCACGCGCCGTTCCGGCGCGATCAACCGCGCGCACGGGTTGGTGGATTTCAACCAGTACGAAGCGCGCATCAACGCGACCAATTACGCGCTCGCGCACGACGACGGCATCGACGTCGATTACAGCCAGGCCGACGTGGTGCTGGTCGGCGTGTCGCGCGTCGGCAAGACGCCGACCTGCCTGTACATGGCGCTGCACTACGGCGTGAAGGCCGCCAACTATCCATTGACCGACGAAGACCTGGAACGCGATCGCCTGCCCAAACGTCTGGAAGGTTGCCGCAATCGCCTGTACGGACTCACCATCGATCCGATCCGGCTGGCGCAGGTGCGCGAAGCGCGCCGCCCCGGCAGCGCCTACGCGAAACTCGACCGCTGCAAGCGCGAACTCATCATTGCGGACACCATTTTCCGCAACGAGAACATTCCATCGCTCAACACCACCCACACCTCGATCGAGGAAATCGGCAGCAAGATCATGGCGCACCTCGGGATCGAGAGGCACATGTTCTGA
- a CDS encoding Acid phosphatase, which translates to MRWTTSGTHLAAALLIGMLLAGCADGQATRAATNGVQNPRPRHVFVIILENEPFQVTFGEHSPAPYLAHALPKQGLLLTQYFATGHFSLDNYISIISGQAPNPETQQDCHVFSEFKRSKPGFDAHGQIRGTGCVYPADVKTLANQLQDAGFTWKGYMESMGADPAREAAACAHVEIGQVDHTNGATAKDQYADKHNPFVYFHSIIDDHADCAAHVVNLDKLPGDLQSVVTTPNFSFITPNLCHDGHDAPCKDGEPGGLVSADKFLREWVPQIVASPAFKQDGLLIITFDEGTDAAACCGETRPAGAPRPGQFGPGGGRIGAVVLSPFVQPGTTSNVAYNHYSLLRSIEGWFGLPHLGYAGQQGVRAFGPDVFNRDSHARGNRP; encoded by the coding sequence ATGCGGTGGACGACGAGTGGAACGCACCTTGCGGCGGCCTTGTTGATCGGCATGCTGCTGGCCGGATGCGCTGACGGACAGGCCACGCGTGCCGCCACGAATGGCGTCCAGAATCCCAGGCCGCGCCACGTGTTCGTGATCATCCTCGAGAACGAACCGTTCCAGGTCACGTTCGGCGAGCATTCGCCCGCGCCGTATCTCGCGCACGCGCTGCCGAAACAGGGCTTGCTGCTGACGCAGTATTTCGCGACCGGGCATTTCAGTCTCGACAACTACATTTCGATCATCAGCGGCCAGGCGCCTAATCCCGAAACGCAGCAGGACTGCCACGTCTTCAGCGAGTTCAAGCGCAGCAAACCGGGCTTCGATGCACACGGCCAGATCCGCGGCACGGGCTGCGTGTATCCCGCGGACGTGAAGACGCTGGCGAACCAGTTGCAGGACGCGGGCTTCACGTGGAAGGGTTACATGGAAAGCATGGGCGCCGATCCTGCGCGCGAAGCCGCGGCCTGCGCGCACGTGGAGATCGGCCAAGTCGACCACACCAACGGCGCGACCGCGAAGGACCAGTACGCCGACAAGCACAACCCATTCGTGTATTTCCATTCGATCATCGACGACCACGCGGATTGCGCCGCGCACGTCGTCAATCTCGACAAGCTGCCGGGCGACCTGCAATCGGTCGTGACCACGCCGAACTTTTCCTTCATCACGCCGAATCTTTGCCACGATGGCCACGACGCGCCGTGCAAGGACGGTGAGCCGGGCGGGCTGGTTTCGGCCGACAAGTTCCTGCGCGAATGGGTGCCGCAGATCGTCGCATCGCCCGCGTTCAAGCAGGATGGGCTGCTGATCATCACCTTCGACGAGGGCACCGACGCCGCGGCCTGCTGCGGTGAAACCAGGCCCGCAGGCGCTCCGCGACCCGGCCAGTTCGGCCCCGGCGGCGGGCGCATCGGTGCGGTGGTGCTGTCGCCGTTCGTGCAGCCGGGCACCACGTCGAACGTGGCTTACAACCACTACAGCCTGCTGCGCAGCATCGAAGGCTGGTTCGGCCTTCCGCACCTCGGCTACGCCGGGCAGCAAGGCGTGCGTGCGTTCGGGCCGGACGTGTTCAACCGCGACAGCCATGCACGGGGGAATCGACCATGA
- a CDS encoding Peptidyl-prolyl cis-trans isomerase, with product MNRIAYSVAAACLACALASPAIGQAADAAATRPAPTMDQILKASKPSDWRALNPDDTLYMDLPQGRVVIELDPAYAPLHADNIRTLAHEHYWDGLAILRVQDGFVTQWGDPAAEDRHPAHPPRSLGKAKATIAPEFERDAAPALPFTKLPDGDVYAPEVGFSNGFPVARDPKTGKTWLVHCYGMVGAGRDNTPDSGPGTELYAVIGQAPRQLDRNIALIGRVVQGMQYLSDLPRGDGPMGFYANPAQQTKILRVRLASDLPPSERMHLEVLRTDTPAFTALVESRRNRSDAWYLYKAGKIDICNVPLPVREDPSIAKNRH from the coding sequence ATGAATCGAATCGCGTATTCCGTCGCCGCCGCTTGCCTGGCTTGCGCGCTCGCTTCGCCGGCGATCGGCCAAGCCGCCGATGCTGCGGCCACCAGGCCCGCGCCGACCATGGATCAGATCCTGAAGGCGTCGAAGCCATCCGACTGGCGCGCGCTGAATCCCGACGACACGTTGTACATGGACCTGCCGCAAGGCCGCGTGGTGATCGAACTCGATCCCGCTTACGCGCCGCTGCACGCCGACAACATCCGCACGCTCGCGCACGAACATTACTGGGACGGGCTGGCGATCCTGCGGGTGCAGGATGGCTTCGTGACGCAATGGGGCGATCCGGCCGCCGAAGACAGACATCCCGCGCATCCGCCGCGTTCGCTGGGCAAGGCCAAGGCGACGATCGCGCCGGAATTCGAACGCGACGCCGCGCCCGCTCTGCCTTTCACGAAATTGCCGGACGGCGACGTGTACGCGCCGGAAGTCGGCTTCAGCAACGGTTTTCCCGTCGCGCGCGATCCGAAAACCGGCAAGACCTGGCTGGTGCATTGCTACGGCATGGTCGGCGCGGGCCGCGACAACACGCCCGATTCCGGGCCCGGCACCGAGCTCTACGCCGTGATCGGACAGGCGCCGCGCCAGCTCGACCGCAACATCGCGCTGATCGGTCGCGTCGTGCAAGGCATGCAATACCTTTCCGATTTGCCGCGCGGCGACGGCCCGATGGGCTTCTACGCAAATCCCGCGCAGCAGACGAAAATCCTGCGCGTGCGTTTGGCTTCCGATTTGCCGCCGTCGGAACGCATGCATCTGGAAGTGCTGCGCACCGACACGCCGGCCTTCACCGCGCTGGTGGAATCGCGCCGCAACCGCAGCGACGCGTGGTATCTCTACAAGGCCGGCAAAATCGACATCTGCAACGTGCCGTTGCCGGTGCGCGAGGATCCTTCGATCGCAAAAAACCGCCACTGA